TGCCAATACCAATTGCTGCGCCTACAGCAGCTAAGCCCATCATAATTGCAGCTGCAATGTATAAAGTTTCCATAAATACTCCAAAAGTAATAATAATTATTGCTAAAAATTAGCACATAATAGTTTAATAAAAATTAATGATCTTCAGATGCTTGTGACAAGTAAACAATTGTCAACACCATGAAGATAAATGCTTGTAATGTAATGATTAATATATGGAAAATAGCCCAAGGAACCGATAACAACCATTGTGACCACCAAGGTAATAACGCGGCAATCAGAATGAAAATCAATTCACCTGCATACATATTTCCGAATAATCGAAGACCCAAAGATACAGGTTTTGATATAAGAGTAACACCTTCCAAAATAAGATTGACAGGAATAAATGCCCAATGATTAAATGGTTGTAATGTTAATTCTTTAACAAACCCTGAAACACCTTTCATCTTAATACTATAAAATAGAATCAAAACAAACACACCCAACGCCATAGACATTGTTATATTAACATCGGCAGAAGGTACGACTCGAAGGTGAGATAATCCTAACGCGCTTGCAGTTCGCGGTAAAAAATCTACCGGAATTAAATCCATTAAATTCATTAAAAACACCCACCCAAAGATGGTTAAAGATAACGGTGCAATTAATTTATTTTTGCCATGGAAAATATCTTTTATTGTTCCTTCGACAAACTCTACAATCATTTCAATAAAGCATAAAAACTTACCAGGTACACCTGTTGTTGCTTGTTTTGCTGCAAGACGCAGTAAAAAAAGCATCAAAACACCTAAAAATACTGATATCGCCATTGAATCTATATTAATAGACCAAAAACCGTCACCAGAAGATAAAAAGGTAAGGTGATGTGAAATGTATTCTTGGGAAGTTAAAACTTCATTTGAACCAGTCATAGAAACCCTGTCTATTTACGATCATATAAAACATATGACATAATATACTGTGTAATAAATGTAGCAGCGTAGGCTGTTAAAAACAGAGCAATGCTTATTGGTATATGCTTAAAAATATAGATAAATAAAGCAATGGATATCATTGTTTTATAGAACATTCCCAAATAGGCTTTTGCAATAATTAACATCGCCGATGCATTATCGGCACGGCTTATAAATAAACTCGTCAATACTGCCGGTACACAATATACCAGTCCCCCTAATACCACAGACAATCCCGCGGTATTATCTTTTGTTAAATAAAAAAACAATGAAAAAAATCCAATAAACACTAATTGACTAAAAAAAATAAGAAGCATTTTCTTTA
The sequence above is a segment of the Psychromonas sp. CNPT3 genome. Coding sequences within it:
- the atpB gene encoding F0F1 ATP synthase subunit A, whose product is MTGSNEVLTSQEYISHHLTFLSSGDGFWSINIDSMAISVFLGVLMLFLLRLAAKQATTGVPGKFLCFIEMIVEFVEGTIKDIFHGKNKLIAPLSLTIFGWVFLMNLMDLIPVDFLPRTASALGLSHLRVVPSADVNITMSMALGVFVLILFYSIKMKGVSGFVKELTLQPFNHWAFIPVNLILEGVTLISKPVSLGLRLFGNMYAGELIFILIAALLPWWSQWLLSVPWAIFHILIITLQAFIFMVLTIVYLSQASEDH
- a CDS encoding ATP synthase subunit I, whose protein sequence is MSDEHCVKKMLLIFFSQLVFIGFFSLFFYLTKDNTAGLSVVLGGLVYCVPAVLTSLFISRADNASAMLIIAKAYLGMFYKTMISIALFIYIFKHIPISIALFLTAYAATFITQYIMSYVLYDRK